In one Spirosoma rigui genomic region, the following are encoded:
- a CDS encoding lipoprotein signal peptidase, translating to MIRKNPFKFFVLALFLIALDQGVKLAVHHYMTPGFAGQIKVVGDWLKLHYVLNPGMAFGMQLGYEYGKLLLSVFRLFAMVGIGYYLVYLAHRGAPNGLLWAMAMILAGAVGNVIDSTFYGVFLNNAPYGSPTPWFHGQVIDMIFVDVWEGFIPEWVPVWGGQYYSTPIFNIADSCIFIGVCVILFFQRRFFSEPPIDDVLLPVTGPDATQAEVIPAAELHDDDETERPINHTNQLSESQTDPAEPDTDNREEARPSPESLIPEEQKRAE from the coding sequence ATGATCCGTAAGAACCCCTTTAAGTTTTTTGTACTGGCGCTGTTCCTGATTGCTTTGGACCAGGGTGTGAAACTAGCCGTACATCACTACATGACGCCTGGTTTTGCCGGGCAAATCAAAGTAGTGGGCGACTGGTTAAAACTTCACTACGTACTGAATCCGGGGATGGCCTTCGGTATGCAGCTGGGGTACGAATACGGCAAACTCCTGCTGAGTGTATTCCGGCTCTTTGCCATGGTGGGCATTGGCTATTATCTGGTGTATCTAGCGCACCGGGGTGCTCCCAACGGCTTGCTGTGGGCCATGGCTATGATCTTGGCGGGTGCCGTCGGGAATGTCATTGACAGTACGTTCTACGGCGTTTTTCTGAACAACGCTCCCTACGGATCGCCGACGCCCTGGTTTCACGGCCAGGTTATTGACATGATCTTTGTGGATGTCTGGGAGGGGTTTATTCCCGAATGGGTACCAGTCTGGGGCGGGCAGTATTATTCGACACCCATCTTTAATATTGCCGATTCCTGCATCTTCATTGGCGTCTGTGTAATTCTGTTTTTTCAGCGTCGTTTTTTCAGCGAGCCACCCATTGACGATGTGCTGCTACCCGTTACGGGTCCCGATGCTACGCAGGCCGAGGTGATACCCGCTGCTGAACTACATGACGATGACGAAACGGAGCGTCCAATCAATCATACGAATCAATTGAGTGAGTCGCAAACCGATCCAGCAGAACCGGATACCGATAATCGTGAAGAAGCGCGCCCATCGCCGGAGTCTTTGATTCCCGAAGAGCAGAAACGCGCCGAGTAA
- a CDS encoding proline dehydrogenase family protein: MPEAVQNISEVKPAIADRDFRTVSFEDTSIAFSAQSDFKLRKTYWLFALMNQGWLVNLGTFFIKIALRLHLPIKFLIKNTIFGQFCGGESIPDAEKTIQTLHNAHVGTILDYSVEGEETEKSFDDTTLEILRTIERASESTDIPFSVFKITGLASTDLLEAVQIGDSLNKAQKAEFDRVLKRVDSLCSRAHERNVRIFIDAEESWIQDTIDTLAYEMMDRYNHERPVVYNTYQMYRWESMDHLRRDTEEARAKGYFLGVKLVRGAYLEKERLRAHEEEYQDPIQATKEDTDHDFNAAIDFCLENRDVVSICLGTHNEYSCQYCLQQMKRMGIEPSDEHIYFAQLLGMSDNISYNLASAGYNVAKYVPYGPVEAVMPYLFRRADENKSIAGQSSREFNLVSNELKRRKGCVK; encoded by the coding sequence ATGCCGGAGGCTGTCCAGAACATCTCAGAAGTAAAACCCGCTATTGCGGACAGAGACTTCAGAACTGTATCTTTCGAGGACACTTCGATTGCTTTTTCTGCCCAGTCGGATTTCAAACTCCGAAAGACCTACTGGTTATTTGCGTTGATGAATCAGGGATGGCTGGTAAATTTAGGCACTTTTTTTATAAAGATTGCGCTACGCCTGCACCTTCCCATTAAATTCCTCATTAAGAACACCATTTTCGGACAATTTTGCGGGGGTGAGAGCATTCCGGATGCGGAGAAAACCATCCAGACACTCCACAACGCCCACGTGGGAACGATCCTCGATTATTCTGTTGAAGGCGAAGAAACCGAGAAAAGTTTCGATGATACGACACTCGAAATTCTGCGCACGATCGAACGGGCCAGTGAATCGACGGATATTCCGTTCTCGGTGTTCAAAATCACAGGACTGGCTTCAACTGATCTACTCGAAGCCGTTCAGATCGGTGATTCGCTTAACAAAGCTCAAAAGGCTGAGTTCGACCGGGTTCTGAAGCGGGTTGATTCGCTTTGCAGCCGGGCGCATGAACGGAACGTGCGCATTTTTATCGATGCCGAAGAGAGCTGGATTCAGGATACCATCGATACGCTGGCGTATGAGATGATGGATCGCTATAACCACGAGCGGCCTGTTGTCTACAATACCTACCAGATGTACCGCTGGGAAAGCATGGACCACCTCCGTCGGGATACGGAAGAGGCCCGTGCCAAAGGCTACTTCCTGGGTGTCAAGCTGGTACGTGGTGCGTACCTGGAGAAAGAGCGGCTGCGGGCCCACGAGGAAGAGTACCAGGATCCCATCCAGGCTACCAAGGAAGATACCGACCACGATTTCAACGCAGCCATCGACTTCTGTCTCGAAAACCGCGACGTTGTCTCGATCTGTTTGGGTACACACAACGAATACAGCTGTCAGTACTGCCTGCAGCAGATGAAGCGGATGGGTATTGAACCTTCCGATGAGCATATCTACTTCGCGCAGTTGCTGGGTATGAGCGATAATATTTCCTACAACCTGGCCAGCGCCGGTTATAACGTAGCTAAATACGTCCCTTATGGACCTGTAGAAGCCGTGATGCCCTACCTGTTCCGCCGGGCCGATGAGAACAAGTCCATTGCCGGACAAAGCAGCCGCGAATTCAACCTTGTTAGTAACGAGTTGAAACGGCGGAAGGGATGTGTTAAATAG
- a CDS encoding chorismate mutase, producing MKVELAVEPLGSWIDTNGKPLIIAGPCSAETEEQLVETARQLKALNAVHVIRAGVWKPRTRPGSFEGMGEAALPWIQRAKAETGLPFAVEVATPEHIELALKYGIDILWVGARTTVNPFNVQEIADALRGVDVPVLVKNPVNPDLALWVGAFERLAGAGISKLGAIHRGFATGEASKYRNVPMWQMAIELKSIFPQLPIIGDPSHMAGKRAYLNELSQMAMDLNYDGLIVESHIDPDKAWSDAAQQLTPAAFGDMLDHLQIRQVQSENIEFQSVTDQTRRNIDNVDRQIVEMLAARMALVERLAEYKRDNNVTLFQPERWKEILKTRTELGQKLNLYPELVEEIYKIIHMESIRKQTEVMNNQTAL from the coding sequence ATGAAGGTAGAATTAGCAGTAGAGCCGCTTGGATCGTGGATTGATACCAACGGCAAACCTCTTATCATTGCTGGTCCCTGCAGTGCCGAGACCGAAGAGCAATTAGTAGAAACCGCCCGCCAGCTGAAAGCGCTGAACGCGGTCCACGTTATTCGGGCAGGGGTATGGAAACCACGCACCCGGCCCGGTAGCTTTGAAGGCATGGGCGAAGCCGCTTTGCCCTGGATTCAGCGGGCCAAAGCCGAAACGGGTCTGCCGTTTGCCGTTGAAGTAGCCACGCCGGAGCACATTGAACTGGCGCTGAAGTATGGTATCGATATTCTATGGGTGGGTGCCCGCACCACGGTTAACCCATTTAACGTACAGGAAATAGCCGATGCCCTGCGCGGTGTCGACGTTCCCGTTCTGGTTAAGAACCCCGTTAACCCGGATCTCGCATTATGGGTGGGGGCCTTCGAACGGCTGGCCGGTGCCGGCATCAGCAAGCTGGGTGCTATTCACCGCGGCTTCGCTACCGGCGAAGCCAGCAAATACCGCAACGTACCGATGTGGCAGATGGCGATCGAACTGAAGTCGATCTTCCCGCAGCTGCCCATCATTGGCGATCCCAGCCACATGGCGGGTAAGCGCGCCTACCTGAATGAGCTATCACAAATGGCGATGGACCTCAACTACGACGGTCTGATCGTGGAGTCGCACATCGATCCCGATAAAGCGTGGAGTGATGCCGCCCAACAGTTGACGCCAGCCGCGTTTGGTGACATGCTCGACCACCTGCAAATCCGCCAGGTACAGTCCGAAAACATCGAGTTCCAGAGCGTAACCGACCAGACCCGTCGCAACATCGACAACGTAGACCGGCAGATCGTTGAGATGCTGGCCGCCCGGATGGCCCTCGTTGAGCGGCTGGCCGAGTACAAGCGTGACAACAACGTAACGCTGTTCCAACCCGAACGCTGGAAGGAAATCCTGAAAACCCGTACTGAACTGGGCCAGAAATTGAATCTGTACCCCGAGCTGGTGGAAGAGATCTACAAGATCATCCACATGGAGTCGATCCGGAAGCAGACTGAAGTGATGAACAACCAGACGGCGTTATAA
- a CDS encoding NAD(P)/FAD-dependent oxidoreductase has protein sequence MLQYDKLSLNIPDTTKPRVVIIGGGFGGMNLAKSLRNADVQVVLFDKQNYNGFWPLLYQVATAGLEPDAIAEPFRKMFDGQDDFHFRMVRVNKIDPAAKTVTTLIGDLHYDYLIIASGSKSNFFGNEQIQKYSFPLKTVPEALNIRSQFLQCFEQASITRDPAERQSLLNFVIAGAGPTGVEMAGSLAEMRKHVLPSDYPGLDFSQMNIYVVEGLGKVLPPMSDEAGQKAQKYLEELGVIVKLNTMVENYDGETVTFKGGEQIKTQTLVWGAGVTGAMIEGIPAESTERGRILVDPINRVQGLTDVFAIGDIAFMKLDKYPKGHPGVAQPAIQQGEHLAKNIRRMLKNEPTTPFEYFDKGSLAIVGRSKAVADLPGNVHLSGFIAWMAWLFVHIFYLVGFRSKLVVFSNWMYRLFTYERGTRLIIRPFIRKDDKVGNEIMMKNEVA, from the coding sequence ATGCTGCAATACGATAAATTATCGCTCAATATACCCGATACTACCAAACCCCGCGTTGTCATCATCGGCGGTGGGTTTGGCGGTATGAATCTGGCCAAAAGCCTGCGTAACGCTGACGTTCAGGTAGTTTTGTTCGACAAGCAGAACTACAATGGATTTTGGCCGCTTTTATATCAGGTGGCCACAGCTGGGCTGGAGCCCGACGCTATTGCTGAACCGTTCCGGAAAATGTTCGATGGACAGGACGATTTTCACTTCCGGATGGTGCGGGTCAACAAAATCGACCCGGCAGCTAAAACCGTTACTACGCTCATTGGCGATCTCCACTACGATTACCTGATCATTGCCAGCGGATCAAAATCCAACTTTTTCGGCAACGAACAAATTCAGAAATACTCCTTCCCGCTCAAAACCGTACCCGAAGCCCTCAACATCCGCAGTCAGTTTCTGCAGTGTTTCGAACAGGCCAGTATCACCCGCGATCCGGCCGAGCGGCAGAGTCTACTCAACTTCGTCATTGCCGGCGCCGGGCCTACCGGTGTTGAAATGGCGGGCTCACTGGCCGAGATGCGTAAGCATGTGCTGCCCTCCGACTATCCGGGCCTGGATTTTAGCCAGATGAATATCTACGTCGTTGAAGGTCTCGGAAAAGTGCTGCCGCCCATGTCGGACGAAGCTGGCCAGAAAGCGCAGAAATACCTCGAAGAACTGGGGGTTATCGTTAAGCTTAACACGATGGTTGAGAACTACGACGGCGAAACCGTTACGTTCAAGGGCGGTGAGCAGATCAAAACGCAGACGCTGGTCTGGGGTGCGGGCGTAACAGGGGCCATGATTGAGGGTATTCCCGCCGAATCGACCGAGCGGGGCCGGATTCTGGTCGACCCTATCAACCGGGTACAGGGCTTGACCGACGTCTTCGCCATTGGCGACATTGCCTTCATGAAGTTGGATAAGTATCCCAAAGGGCATCCTGGTGTGGCGCAACCAGCCATTCAGCAGGGCGAGCATCTGGCCAAAAATATCCGTCGGATGCTCAAGAACGAGCCAACAACCCCGTTTGAGTATTTCGACAAAGGCTCACTCGCTATCGTAGGCCGGAGCAAAGCCGTTGCCGACCTACCGGGAAATGTTCACCTCAGCGGTTTCATTGCCTGGATGGCGTGGTTGTTTGTTCACATTTTCTACCTGGTGGGGTTCCGAAGCAAACTGGTCGTGTTCAGCAACTGGATGTACCGGCTGTTTACCTACGAGCGCGGTACCCGACTCATTATCCGGCCGTTCATCCGCAAAGATGATAAGGTAGGAAACGAAATCATGATGAAGAACGAAGTGGCATAA
- a CDS encoding S46 family peptidase: MRNQLLCPSLLSGFLLLALSSLAQPSITTDSTKGGPLDLGKMWTFDNPPKDYFKKTYNFTADDKWFDESRLASLRFADYCSASFVSANGLVMTNHHCARESGTGVARKGEDLNATGFYAKTPAEERKVESLFVDQLVKIEDITKRIQDAMTSAGSEQAQLQAREQAFEAVKQEYSAKGDWKGLELQTITFYNGGRYALYGFKRYTDVRLVFMPELQLGFFGGDPDNFTYPRYALDCSFFRVYDNGKPLQTTHFFKFNTNGIRDGEPIFVIGNPGRTERLKTVAELEFDRDLQTPATIQLLRNRSNALQAYNATAKNDSILNEIFSYENSLKAYGGQLAGLRDASLMGRKAVFERQFKADAKAKNLPADQLRTWDELAATTAQLRTLFNDATYLAPNGRTVGELLAFAGVLIQYNELLTTRPQDAERARSLVEAPQVKNLTLEEAYLAAHLAEAQAGLGANDPYVKAALTGPDGRARSPKEAAAYLIKNTKLGDPAFISELATRPGAINTSTDPMLALARIGFPRYLRAARQARDIAQRQEVLSSQLGRMLYAVYGTAVPPDATFSLRINDGIVKGYPYNGTQAPIITTFAGLYDRNYSFGDKAPWSLPARWKNPPAELLKQPMCFISTNDIIGGNSGSPMINKNREAVGLVFDGNMESLPGEFIFVPDLNRSVSVHAGGIVAAMRYIYKADRLVTELTGTPVATKKK, from the coding sequence ATGCGAAACCAACTCCTGTGCCCGTCCCTGCTGTCGGGCTTTTTGCTACTGGCCCTGTCCAGTTTGGCCCAGCCATCCATTACGACCGATTCCACGAAGGGCGGCCCACTCGACCTGGGTAAAATGTGGACCTTCGACAATCCACCGAAAGACTATTTCAAAAAGACCTATAATTTCACTGCCGACGATAAGTGGTTCGATGAATCGCGCCTGGCATCGCTGCGGTTTGCCGACTATTGCTCAGCCTCGTTTGTATCGGCCAATGGCCTAGTCATGACCAACCACCACTGCGCCCGCGAATCCGGGACGGGGGTAGCACGCAAAGGGGAAGACCTGAACGCAACGGGATTTTACGCGAAGACCCCGGCCGAAGAACGAAAAGTGGAAAGCCTGTTCGTGGACCAGCTGGTGAAGATTGAGGACATCACCAAACGGATTCAGGATGCCATGACCAGCGCCGGCAGCGAGCAGGCGCAGCTTCAGGCCCGTGAACAAGCGTTCGAGGCCGTGAAGCAGGAGTACAGCGCTAAAGGCGACTGGAAAGGGCTGGAACTACAGACCATTACCTTTTATAACGGCGGCCGCTACGCGCTCTACGGATTTAAACGCTACACCGATGTACGGCTGGTGTTCATGCCCGAACTACAACTGGGCTTTTTTGGCGGTGACCCGGATAACTTCACCTACCCACGCTATGCGCTCGACTGCTCGTTTTTCCGGGTCTACGATAACGGCAAACCCCTGCAGACGACGCACTTTTTCAAATTTAACACCAACGGTATCCGCGATGGGGAGCCCATTTTCGTAATTGGCAATCCCGGTCGTACAGAACGACTCAAGACGGTAGCCGAACTGGAATTTGATCGTGATCTGCAAACGCCCGCCACGATTCAGCTCCTGCGTAACCGCTCCAACGCGCTGCAAGCTTATAATGCGACGGCCAAAAACGACAGCATCCTGAATGAGATCTTCAGTTACGAAAACAGCCTGAAAGCCTACGGCGGTCAGCTGGCTGGTTTACGTGATGCCAGCCTGATGGGCCGCAAAGCCGTGTTTGAGCGGCAGTTCAAAGCCGATGCTAAAGCGAAAAACCTTCCCGCCGATCAGCTCCGGACCTGGGACGAACTGGCAGCTACTACGGCCCAGCTTCGGACCTTATTCAATGATGCAACTTACCTCGCCCCCAACGGCCGGACGGTGGGTGAGCTGCTGGCTTTTGCCGGGGTGCTTATCCAATACAACGAACTGCTGACCACCCGGCCACAAGATGCCGAACGAGCCCGGTCGTTGGTGGAAGCCCCACAGGTTAAGAACCTGACCCTGGAAGAAGCCTACCTGGCGGCTCACCTGGCCGAAGCACAGGCGGGTTTGGGTGCCAACGATCCCTACGTAAAGGCCGCCCTGACGGGTCCCGACGGTAGAGCCCGGTCACCCAAAGAGGCTGCGGCTTACCTGATCAAAAACACGAAACTCGGCGACCCCGCGTTCATCAGCGAACTGGCCACCCGACCCGGTGCCATCAACACCTCGACCGATCCAATGCTGGCGCTGGCCCGGATTGGGTTTCCGCGTTACCTCCGCGCAGCCCGGCAGGCGCGTGATATTGCGCAACGTCAGGAAGTACTGAGCAGCCAGCTCGGCCGGATGCTCTACGCTGTCTATGGCACGGCCGTCCCGCCCGATGCTACGTTCTCGCTCCGCATCAACGACGGTATCGTGAAAGGATACCCGTACAATGGTACGCAGGCCCCGATCATTACGACGTTCGCCGGGCTGTATGATCGCAACTACTCCTTCGGCGATAAAGCCCCCTGGAGTTTACCAGCCCGCTGGAAAAATCCACCGGCCGAATTACTGAAGCAGCCCATGTGTTTCATCAGCACCAACGATATTATTGGTGGTAATTCGGGGAGCCCAATGATCAATAAGAATCGGGAAGCAGTGGGACTGGTCTTCGATGGGAATATGGAGAGCCTGCCCGGCGAGTTCATCTTCGTGCCCGACCTCAACCGCAGCGTATCGGTCCACGCGGGTGGCATTGTAGCGGCCATGCGGTATATCTACAAAGCAGACCGACTAGTGACCGAACTGACCGGAACACCCGTTGCGACGAAGAAAAAGTAG
- a CDS encoding DinB family protein produces the protein MTKSDLPEMPQFFDRYIAIAPDIDVISALQLATSFNDLIPFGTAEALGDLIYAPGKWTMRDIVQHIIDTERIMAYRALRLSRQDKTPLPGFDEEAFGQTARASRRSLSDLYDEYALNRQSTLALFRSFDEDMFLNAGICSSISITPLALGYVLVGHPMHHANVVRERYLPLLTE, from the coding sequence ATGACCAAGTCCGATCTACCGGAAATGCCCCAGTTCTTCGACCGGTATATTGCTATCGCGCCTGATATCGACGTTATCAGCGCTTTACAACTGGCCACTTCCTTCAACGATCTGATCCCCTTCGGAACCGCCGAAGCCCTCGGTGATTTGATCTACGCACCCGGCAAGTGGACCATGCGGGATATTGTGCAGCATATCATTGACACCGAACGGATCATGGCCTACCGCGCCCTGCGCCTGTCGCGTCAGGACAAAACGCCCCTGCCCGGTTTTGACGAAGAAGCGTTTGGACAAACGGCCCGCGCCAGTCGCCGGAGCCTGAGCGACCTCTACGACGAATACGCCCTGAACCGGCAGTCGACCCTGGCGCTTTTCCGTAGTTTTGACGAAGATATGTTCCTCAACGCCGGTATCTGTTCCAGCATCAGCATTACTCCCCTGGCGCTCGGTTACGTTCTGGTTGGCCATCCCATGCACCACGCCAACGTAGTTCGGGAGCGGTATCTACCCCTGCTCACTGAGTAA
- a CDS encoding S9 family peptidase: MFKKALLLIILTAPFASAQTKSKVLVTDLTRIKQVGGIELSPDGQRAVYTITTTEANPDQKEEYDYRTHIYLTDVAKPNEAKALTRGAESARQPVWSPDGKSIAFARSVKGKSQIFVMPLDGGEAWQLTTDKAGASGPMWSPDGKRIAFTATVSMADMLTDSLLNPGKGGPAWSLEKPGFADNSFVKEDKKTKANPDGSLAEIRAYLAKDVLDKKAKVINRLNFQGEFTTEPDPAFTHLYVIEVREGATAKALTRGFASFQAGNWLPNGQGLLAVTDRDSLKHPDREQDNAIVYIPADGSGKRTTVLAEAGKSYGSPEISPDGKQLSFQVSPSEGVNFSQIGLATLNGSTVSNPQLVTFDRAAGNLTWTTVAAAGKGKKSTANYAIYFTAPANGGTPLYRLDPTTRQVTQLTDFESGITSFDVAGNQVVFAKTEVKNPSELYRADASAKNQVQLSNHNDWVAQRALSFPEKRTYKNSIGQTVDYWIMKPTDMGNAGKKHPLLLNMHGGPTAMWGPGEASMWHELQYMCAQGYGVVYANPRGSGGYGLAFQRANIKDWGTGPAEDVLAAATDAAKATWVDTSRQVITGGSYAGYLTAWIVGHDNRFKAAFAQRGVYDLTTFMGEGNAWRLVPNYFAYPWTADAKVLDVNSPYTFVQNIKTPLLIKHGENDLRTGIIQSEMMYKSLKVLGRPVEYVRMPGATHELSRSGNVRQRIDRLLRIYEFFERYVGEDAKGITQK; the protein is encoded by the coding sequence ATGTTTAAGAAAGCGTTACTCCTTATTATACTGACGGCACCGTTCGCTAGTGCCCAAACAAAGTCGAAGGTCTTGGTCACCGACCTGACCCGTATCAAACAGGTGGGCGGTATCGAACTATCGCCCGACGGGCAGCGGGCCGTATACACCATTACAACGACCGAGGCCAACCCCGACCAGAAAGAAGAATACGACTACCGGACGCATATTTACCTCACCGACGTCGCTAAACCCAACGAAGCCAAAGCGCTGACGCGGGGCGCCGAGTCGGCACGGCAGCCGGTCTGGTCGCCCGATGGCAAATCCATTGCTTTTGCCCGTTCGGTGAAAGGCAAGAGCCAGATTTTTGTGATGCCGCTGGATGGGGGTGAAGCCTGGCAACTCACGACGGACAAAGCCGGTGCTTCGGGGCCGATGTGGTCGCCGGATGGTAAACGAATTGCATTCACGGCAACCGTATCCATGGCCGATATGCTTACCGATTCGCTCCTGAATCCGGGTAAGGGTGGGCCAGCATGGTCGCTGGAAAAGCCGGGCTTTGCCGACAATTCCTTCGTAAAGGAAGACAAAAAGACGAAAGCGAATCCCGACGGGTCGCTGGCCGAAATTCGGGCGTATCTGGCAAAAGACGTCCTCGACAAAAAGGCGAAAGTCATCAACCGGCTCAATTTCCAGGGCGAATTCACTACTGAACCCGATCCCGCCTTCACGCACCTCTACGTCATCGAAGTCCGGGAAGGCGCGACGGCAAAAGCCCTGACTCGCGGTTTTGCCTCCTTTCAGGCGGGCAACTGGCTACCAAACGGGCAGGGTCTACTGGCCGTAACCGACCGCGATTCGCTCAAACACCCCGACCGCGAGCAGGATAACGCCATTGTTTATATTCCCGCCGATGGATCGGGCAAGCGCACAACCGTACTGGCCGAAGCCGGGAAAAGTTACGGCTCGCCGGAGATATCGCCCGATGGCAAACAGCTGTCGTTCCAGGTAAGCCCTTCAGAAGGCGTCAACTTTAGCCAGATTGGGCTGGCTACGCTCAACGGGTCAACCGTATCGAACCCGCAACTGGTTACGTTCGACCGGGCTGCCGGTAACCTGACCTGGACTACGGTAGCCGCAGCCGGTAAGGGCAAAAAGTCCACTGCCAACTATGCCATTTACTTCACCGCTCCCGCCAATGGGGGAACCCCGCTCTACCGGCTCGACCCAACTACCCGGCAGGTAACGCAGCTCACCGATTTCGAAAGCGGTATTACCAGTTTCGACGTAGCCGGCAATCAGGTTGTGTTTGCCAAGACCGAGGTAAAGAACCCGTCAGAACTCTACCGCGCCGACGCATCGGCCAAAAATCAGGTACAGTTATCGAATCACAACGACTGGGTAGCCCAGCGAGCACTCAGTTTCCCGGAAAAACGTACCTACAAAAACTCGATCGGCCAGACGGTCGACTACTGGATCATGAAGCCTACCGACATGGGCAACGCCGGTAAAAAACACCCCCTCCTGCTGAACATGCACGGTGGCCCAACGGCCATGTGGGGACCGGGCGAAGCGTCGATGTGGCACGAGTTGCAGTATATGTGCGCCCAGGGGTACGGGGTCGTTTACGCCAATCCACGTGGTTCGGGCGGCTACGGGCTGGCGTTCCAGCGGGCCAACATCAAGGACTGGGGCACCGGCCCCGCCGAGGACGTACTGGCAGCCGCTACCGACGCGGCTAAAGCAACCTGGGTCGATACGAGCCGGCAGGTGATCACGGGTGGTTCCTACGCGGGCTACCTGACGGCCTGGATCGTTGGGCACGACAACCGATTCAAAGCGGCTTTTGCCCAGCGTGGGGTGTATGATCTCACTACGTTCATGGGCGAGGGTAACGCCTGGCGGCTGGTCCCCAACTACTTCGCCTACCCCTGGACCGCCGACGCCAAAGTGCTCGATGTCAATTCGCCCTATACCTTTGTGCAGAACATTAAGACGCCGTTGCTCATCAAACACGGAGAAAACGACCTGCGAACGGGTATTATCCAGAGTGAGATGATGTACAAGAGTCTGAAAGTGCTGGGGCGGCCCGTTGAATACGTCAGAATGCCGGGTGCTACCCACGAGCTAAGCCGCAGTGGTAACGTTCGGCAGCGGATCGACCGGCTACTGCGGATCTACGAATTCTTTGAGCGCTATGTGGGCGAGGACGCGAAAGGAATCACCCAGAAATAA